In a genomic window of Streptomyces katrae:
- a CDS encoding phospholipase A2, whose amino-acid sequence MIGDSLGQFGMHFKSACDRHDFGYQNYRDALGEEGFRNGVLGVTGIGTDSPKSRVDAVFRQDLQRACEYGPARSGTYSPPKPPATTWNASWPSTRSGRRSS is encoded by the coding sequence GTGATCGGCGACTCGCTGGGCCAATTCGGCATGCACTTCAAGAGCGCCTGCGACCGGCACGACTTCGGCTACCAGAACTACCGCGACGCCCTCGGCGAAGAAGGCTTCCGCAACGGCGTCCTCGGCGTTACCGGAATCGGAACCGACAGCCCGAAGAGCCGCGTCGACGCGGTGTTCCGGCAGGACCTGCAGCGGGCCTGCGAGTACGGCCCGGCCAGGTCCGGCACCTACAGCCCGCCGAAGCCCCCGGCTACGACCTGGAATGCCAGTTGGCCATCAACAAGATCTGGGCGGCGGTCGTCATAG
- a CDS encoding DEAD/DEAH box helicase → MIIDCGERNVVGAGGERGRRSGVVGYWRAVELFSPQKVPALSARDRVYPLEADGPLPWEAGHPLRSVPLEPGYDWQHVVYGGTYALAAVRDTLLRVFGESGEDHDGRMDGESALFALTVTDEGRLLLDSPVFSSCAWATGRALSPGPSRPGWLDGFEEEAGAWGERAAALGEPDGAPAPEGEEEEEVAVGTGVVGGGQLLEFTGELARAWGVEAALEPVGVRVRSVAVRADHSGDADQQDFLNSFIAADLERVAGALARQDPGSGLAAYLTPGAAFDQARRVDLRLHPEAALAGVAPARTPAGRWPAEAEHPLALSQQFAVNAVHAELAPAAGLFAVNGPPGTGKTTMLRDCFAAAVVERARRLAGLRLPSEAFAQQDPYVWKSGDYTRTVTPLRPEFTGFEMVVASANNGAVENISTEIPARAALGRQWREEADYFAEQATRLLKGEPAWGAVAARLGSKRNRMEFVNRFWHGKYRQTDTDAPPPPPVPPQRRPRPRNAWIDSGSGLSHLMRQWRDTPQSGVWREAKQRFQAALAEAERLRDERATAADAYAGRAAAYEALRGARLAAEREAAALARVREDLPGAEAALARAQQQLADAEQAHQGHLARRPGFSVSLFTMGRAARAWHADEAGAAGLVADARKAREAAQAHVDSVRTAVGAAAAVLRARQDAQRAALAHAERTDQALAAARTRWEGFVPEDSWLTDDAARELAAPWSDPEITRARTEVFLAALGLHQAFLRCTARTMYANLMAAMDAVAGSVPKTVPETHVRAAWQSLFLVVPVVSTTFASLDRVFGRLGAESLGWLFVDEAGQAAPQMAVGGMWRARRTVVVGDPLQLEPVVVLPWTAQRALREDFCVAEEWAPGRTSVQQLADRANRYGTLLPAELPDGAHEVWVGAPLRVHRRCDDPMFSISNAVAYDGLMVQGTPPREAYVYRPGSSWVDVAGAEADGHWIPEEGRALRRVLERLRDEGGVDLAEDVFVISPFRQVVAGARRACRDLMPADRVGTVHTTQGKEADVVILVLGTDPRRPGARAWAASQPNLLNVAVSRAKRRLFVIGNREGWRDQRFFNTLAESLPCHRWQARVRGEDGRS, encoded by the coding sequence GTGATCATCGACTGCGGGGAGCGGAACGTGGTGGGGGCCGGGGGCGAGCGGGGGCGGCGGAGCGGGGTCGTCGGGTACTGGCGGGCGGTCGAGTTGTTCAGCCCGCAGAAGGTGCCGGCGCTGTCCGCGCGGGACCGGGTGTACCCGCTCGAGGCGGACGGACCCCTGCCCTGGGAGGCCGGGCATCCGCTGCGCTCCGTCCCGCTGGAGCCGGGGTACGACTGGCAGCACGTGGTCTACGGCGGGACGTACGCCCTCGCCGCCGTGCGCGACACCCTGCTCCGCGTGTTCGGGGAGAGCGGCGAGGACCACGACGGCCGGATGGACGGCGAGAGCGCGCTGTTCGCCCTCACCGTGACCGACGAGGGCCGGCTGCTGCTCGACTCCCCCGTCTTCTCCTCCTGCGCCTGGGCCACGGGCCGCGCCCTCTCCCCCGGCCCCAGCCGCCCGGGATGGCTCGACGGGTTCGAGGAGGAGGCCGGGGCCTGGGGCGAGCGGGCCGCCGCGCTCGGTGAGCCCGACGGGGCGCCGGCCCCCGAGGGCGAAGAGGAGGAAGAGGTCGCCGTCGGGACAGGTGTGGTCGGCGGCGGGCAGCTGCTGGAGTTCACCGGCGAGCTGGCCCGGGCCTGGGGTGTCGAGGCGGCGCTGGAGCCCGTCGGGGTGCGGGTGCGCAGTGTCGCCGTACGGGCCGACCACTCCGGCGACGCCGACCAGCAGGACTTCCTCAACAGCTTCATCGCCGCCGACCTCGAGCGCGTCGCGGGCGCGCTCGCGCGGCAGGACCCCGGCTCCGGGCTCGCCGCCTACCTCACGCCCGGCGCCGCCTTCGACCAGGCCCGCCGGGTGGACCTGCGCCTGCACCCCGAAGCCGCCCTCGCCGGCGTGGCCCCCGCCCGTACCCCGGCGGGCCGCTGGCCGGCCGAGGCGGAGCACCCGCTCGCGCTGAGCCAGCAGTTCGCGGTCAACGCCGTGCACGCCGAGCTGGCCCCCGCCGCAGGGCTCTTCGCCGTCAACGGCCCGCCCGGCACCGGCAAGACCACCATGCTGCGCGACTGCTTCGCCGCGGCCGTCGTCGAGCGGGCCCGCCGCCTGGCCGGGCTCCGCCTGCCCTCCGAAGCCTTCGCGCAGCAGGACCCGTACGTGTGGAAGAGCGGCGACTACACCCGCACGGTCACCCCCCTGCGCCCGGAGTTCACCGGCTTCGAGATGGTCGTCGCCTCCGCCAACAACGGGGCGGTGGAGAACATCTCCACCGAGATCCCCGCCCGCGCGGCCCTCGGCCGGCAGTGGCGCGAGGAGGCCGACTACTTCGCCGAGCAGGCCACCCGCCTGCTCAAGGGCGAACCCGCATGGGGCGCGGTCGCGGCCAGGCTCGGCAGCAAGCGCAACCGCATGGAGTTCGTGAACCGCTTCTGGCACGGGAAGTACCGCCAGACCGACACCGACGCCCCTCCCCCGCCGCCGGTCCCTCCCCAGCGGCGGCCCCGGCCCCGCAACGCGTGGATCGACAGCGGCAGCGGCCTCTCCCACCTGATGCGCCAGTGGCGCGACACCCCGCAGAGCGGCGTGTGGCGCGAGGCGAAGCAGCGGTTCCAGGCCGCGCTGGCCGAGGCCGAGCGCCTGCGTGACGAGCGTGCCACGGCCGCCGACGCGTACGCCGGGCGGGCCGCGGCGTACGAGGCCCTGCGCGGGGCGCGTCTCGCCGCGGAGCGGGAAGCGGCGGCGCTGGCCCGCGTACGGGAGGACCTGCCCGGCGCAGAGGCGGCTCTGGCCCGTGCCCAGCAGCAGCTGGCCGATGCCGAGCAGGCGCACCAGGGTCATCTGGCCCGCCGTCCCGGCTTCTCGGTGAGCCTGTTCACGATGGGCCGGGCGGCACGGGCCTGGCACGCCGACGAAGCCGGGGCGGCCGGCCTGGTCGCCGACGCCCGCAAGGCGCGCGAGGCGGCGCAGGCGCACGTGGACAGCGTACGGACGGCGGTGGGCGCCGCCGCGGCGGTCCTGCGCGCCCGCCAGGACGCGCAGCGGGCGGCGCTCGCACACGCCGAGCGCACCGACCAGGCGCTGGCCGCGGCCCGGACCCGCTGGGAGGGGTTCGTCCCGGAGGACTCCTGGCTGACCGACGACGCGGCGCGCGAGCTCGCCGCGCCCTGGTCCGACCCCGAGATCACGCGGGCCCGTACCGAGGTGTTCCTCGCCGCCCTCGGCCTCCACCAGGCCTTCCTGCGCTGCACCGCCCGCACCATGTACGCCAACCTGATGGCGGCGATGGACGCCGTCGCCGGCTCGGTGCCGAAGACCGTGCCCGAAACGCACGTACGGGCCGCCTGGCAGAGCCTGTTCCTCGTCGTGCCGGTGGTGTCGACGACCTTCGCCTCGCTGGACCGGGTCTTCGGGCGGCTCGGCGCGGAGTCCCTGGGCTGGCTGTTCGTCGACGAGGCCGGGCAGGCGGCGCCGCAGATGGCGGTGGGCGGCATGTGGCGGGCGCGGCGTACGGTCGTCGTCGGCGACCCGCTGCAGCTGGAGCCGGTCGTGGTCCTGCCGTGGACGGCGCAGCGGGCGCTGCGCGAGGACTTCTGCGTGGCGGAGGAGTGGGCGCCGGGCCGTACGTCGGTCCAGCAGCTCGCCGACCGGGCCAACCGCTACGGCACGCTGCTGCCCGCCGAACTGCCCGACGGCGCACACGAGGTGTGGGTCGGGGCCCCGCTGCGGGTGCACCGGCGGTGCGACGACCCGATGTTCTCGATCAGCAACGCCGTCGCCTACGACGGCCTGATGGTGCAGGGCACCCCGCCGCGTGAGGCGTACGTGTACCGGCCGGGCAGCAGCTGGGTCGACGTCGCCGGGGCGGAGGCGGACGGACACTGGATCCCGGAGGAGGGGCGGGCACTGCGGCGGGTGCTGGAGCGGCTGCGGGACGAGGGCGGGGTGGACCTGGCGGAGGACGTGTTCGTGATCAGTCCGTTCCGGCAGGTGGTGGCGGGAGCCCGGCGGGCGTGCCGGGACCTGATGCCGGCCGACCGGGTGGGGACGGTGCACACCACGCAGGGCAAGGAAGCGGACGTCGTCATCCTCGTCCTGGGCACGGACCCGCGCCGCCCGGGCGCCCGGGCCTGGGCGGCGTCACAGCCGAACCTCCTCAACGTCGCGGTGAGCAGGGCGAAACGCCGCCTCTTCGTGATCGGCAACCGCGAGGGATGGCGCGACCAGCGCTTCTTCAACACCCTGGCGGAGTCGCTGCCGTGCCACCGGTGGCAGGCCCGGGTCCGCGGGGAGGACGGCCGGAGCTGA
- a CDS encoding DMT family transporter, whose translation MNWLLLVAAGLVEVAWSQSIKPTAGFTRPLPTLLCFALAAVAVYLLSLAMKGLPVGTAYAVFTGIGAAGAITLGIVVHKDPVSLGRLLALALIIGGVALSHATAPAE comes from the coding sequence CCTCGTCGCCGCCGGGCTGGTGGAGGTCGCCTGGTCGCAGAGCATCAAACCGACGGCCGGGTTCACCCGCCCGCTGCCCACGCTGCTCTGCTTCGCGCTCGCCGCCGTCGCCGTCTACCTGCTGTCCCTGGCGATGAAGGGCCTGCCGGTCGGCACGGCCTACGCCGTCTTCACCGGGATCGGCGCGGCCGGCGCCATCACCCTGGGCATCGTGGTCCACAAGGACCCGGTGTCCCTCGGCCGCCTCCTCGCCCTGGCCCTGATCATCGGTGGCGTGGCACTGTCCCACGCCACCGCCCCGGCCGAGTGA